The stretch of DNA cccactgtatgttgtgcgtgtttgttcatgtttggttgtcatctggtgagcgggtttgtttcctccctgcgtggaggttatgttatttgACGTTACCtatgagtaaagtacgttttcgataagctctgtgtcctgcgcctgacttcgtcctaccgcatcatACTGACATCCTGACACGTGGACTTGTCAGGATTTACAATGTAGGCCTTTTTGAGCATGTGTCCTGTTTTAGATCATTGAATATGAGTGAACGGTTTTCAcaccatgtagaaaatagtatttTGGGTAATTAAAAAACAGAGGTAAATATAAGGCAAACATAATGCCAGAGAAACATTTATTCAGATTTCAACaatattaaaataacataaaatcgACACCACCAATTTCATAATGTTGTACAATATGCATTTATGTTCTCAGTGGATTATTTTAGAATGTGTTCAATTACATTTGACCTTTCTATCAATGACTCCTGTGGTGAAAACTCTCTTTAAAACGTAGCTTGTGATCTTTTGTCCAATTTTGATCTGCTTTGCTCATTCTATTGCACTGCACAGAAGATGCGTCGCTAATGATCCATCAATACTGTAAATGTGAAAAGGAATATGCTTCAAAATACTTTTATAAGTCATCATTATATTTAAGTAAAGTAAACCAATCATCAGTGAAAGCATTAAAAGGTGAGTTGGTTGAAGTACAGCACCACTAATATCTCAGGAATGTGGAATCCATCCAGCTTGTTACTGAACTACCTGATTTAGAAGCTGGCTGGAGTGACGTCACCACTTCCCTGTAGTGTGTCACCCAGTGGAGAACTGTGGCAATGACAGGAAAGTTCCTGAAGACATTGGAGCTCCAAGGGGCAGGATATAAAAGCTGTGAAACTCCCACTGCTGAGATAGAAACCAATACAACCAACATTGAACACACAGTGCCATCTCAGAGCAAGAAGACTCAACATTGACTGAAGATGCTGTGCTCCCGAGGATTCCAGTCTTCCCTCAGCCCATTGATGGACTTCTACTGGCCTGTGCGCAGTCTATGGCCAGAGGTCCGACCTCTTCTCGGCCAGCGGGATCTACTGCAGAGAAACCTGCTGGAGATCAAGAGCAGTCTGGAGCTGATGGAGAAACTCCAGCAGCACATCTTTGAAGAGTTGGACCATGTCCCAGCCTCTGTGGCCATCCAACCAGTCTCCTTCAAgctggagaaagagggagagcgcTTTGCCCTGACACTGGACACTAAAGACTTTTCCCCAGATGAGCTGTCTGTCAAGCAGGTGGGCAGGAAGCTGAAAGTCAGTGGGAAGACAGAGAAGAAGCTAGATGATGGGGAAGGATCCTACTCTTACAGATGCCAAGAGTTCAGACAAGAGTTTGATCTGCCTGAAGGGGTGAATCCTGAGACAGTCACCTGCTCCCTGGCTCATGACGGGAAGCTCCACATCGAGGCACCAAAGAATCCACTATCTGCTGAGGAGGAGGTGGCAGAGAGAGTTGTGCCCATCAACTGTAGCCTGGATGTGAAAACCCCACAATTCCTCTCAAAGACAGAGGGCAGCACCACTGACACACAGAAGAAACAAGAGAACACTACTTCACATGAGGACTGATTATATTGATTATgctatttttttatttcaaaGGATGTTTAATTTTCTAATACATATTTTTCATTTCATGAAACTCAATTCATTTACATTTCATATCTTGTAACGATCAATATGAGATGCTATTTAATTTAATCAAATTTAATACAAACTTTTACACAATATTGCAGTCGTTATGATCTCTTCAATGAATATCAACATAATGACTATTATATCTCATCAAAAGTTAACTAATAAGATGGCTTGATATTTTTCAATGATCAGTTTCAGTAAATTCAATTTTCTAAAAGCTCTACTAAAAATGTTCTTATTCTAACATGTTCATTACATCTTTAAAAACCGGACTTTTGAAAACAAATGTTACGTGGGTTGGGTGCTCCTCTTGCTCGGCGGCGTGTCCGTACAGTGtagatcgatgtttctgtgttctattgTTTGTCTTGATTGTTCCTTAAGATCTGCTAATTGCTGTGTGTCGTGTTGTTATGTGGTGTCATCTGGTGgggtttccctgtgttatgttgaCGTTATGAGTAAGTACGTTTcgaagctctgtgtcctgcgcgaTTGTCGCATACTGACATCCTGACACGTGGACTTGTCAGGATTTACAATGTAGGCCTTTTTGAGCATGTGTCCTGTTTTAGATCATTGAATATGAGTGAACGGTTTTCAcaccatgtagaaaatagtatttTGGGTAATTAAAAAACAGAGGTAAATATAAGACAAACATAATGCCAGAGAAACATTTATTCAGTTTTCAACaatattaaaataacatcaaatcgaCACAACACCAATTTCATAATGTTGTACAATACGCATTTATGTTCTCAGTGGATTATTTTAGAATGTGTTCAATTACATTTGACCTCTCTATCAATGACTCCTGTGGTGAAAACTCTCTTTAAAACGTAGCTTGTGATCTTTTGTCCAATTTTGATCTGCTTTGCTCATTCTATTGCACTGCACAGAAGATGCGTCGCTAATGATCCATCAATACTGTAAATGTGAAAAGGAATATGGTTCAAAATACTTTTTAAAGTCATCATTATATTTAAGTAAAGTAAACCAATCATCAGTGAAAGCATTAAAAGGTGAGTTGGTTGAAGTACAGCACCACTAATATCTCAGGAATGTGGAATCCATCCAGCTTGTTACTGAACTACCTGATTTAGAAGCTGGCTGGAGTGACGTAACCACTTTCCTGCAGTGTGTCACCCAGTGGAGAACTGTGGCAATGACAGGAAAGTTCCTGAAGACATTGGAGCTCCAAGGGGCAGGATATAAAAGCTGTGAAACTCCTACTGCTGAGACAGAAACCAATACAACCAACACTGAACACACAGTGCCATCTCAGAGCAAGAAGACTAAACATTGACTGAAGATGCTGTGCTCCCGAGGATTCCAGTCTTCCCTTAGCCCATTGATGGACTTCTACTGGCCTGTGCGCAGTCTATGGCCAGAGGTCCGACCTCTTCTCGGCCAGCGGGATCTACTGCAGAGAAACCTGCTGGAGATCAAGAGCAGTCTGGAGCTGATGGAGAAACTCCAGCAGCACATCTTTGAAGAGTTGGACCATGTCCCAGCCTCTGTGGCCATCCAACCAGTCTCCTTCAAgctggagaaagagggagagcgcTTTGCCCTGACACTGGACACTAAAGACTTTTCCCCAGATGAGCTGTCTGTCAAGCAGGTGGGCAGGAAGCTGAAAGTCAGTGGGAAGACAGAGAAGAAGCTAGATGATGGGGAAGGCTCCTACTCTTACAGATGCCAAGAGTTCAGACAAGAGTTTGATCTGCCTGAAGGGGTGAATCCTGAGACAGTCACCTGCTCCCTGGCTCATGACGGGAAGCTCCACATCGAGGCACCAAAGAATCCACTATCTGCTGAGGAGGAGGTGGCAGAGAGAGTTGTGTCCATCAACTGTAGCCTGGATGTGAAAACCCCACAATTCCTCTCAAAGACAGAGGGCAGCACCACTGACACACAGAAGAAACAAGAGAACACTACTTCACATGAGGACTGATCATATTTATTATgctatttttttatttcaaaGGATGTTTAATTTTCTAATACATATTTTTCATGTCATGAAACTCAATTCATTTACATTTCATATCTTGTAACGATCAATATGAGATGCtatttaatttaatcaataaAATACAAACTTTTACACAATATTGCAGTCGTTATGATCTCTTCAAGGAATATCAACATAATGATTATTATTTCTCATCAAAAGTTAACTTGGCTTGATATTTTTCAATGATCAGTTTCAGTAAATTCAATTTCTAAAAGCTCTACTAAAAATGTTCTTATTCTAACATGTTCATTACATCTTTAAAAACCTGACTTTTGAAAACAAATGTTATGGGGACATGTCAGGATTTGCAATGTAGGCCTTTTTGAGTATGTGTTCTGTTCTAGATCATTGAATATGAAAGAACGGTTTTCACACCatgtaaaaaatagttttttGAGTAATTAAAAAACAGAGATAAATATAAGGCAAACATAATGCCAGAGAAACATTTATTCAGTTTTCAACaatattaaaataacataaaatcgACACAACACCAATTTCATAATGTTGTACAATATGCATTTATTTTCTCAGTGGATTATTTTAGAATGTGTTCAATTACATTTGACCTCTCTATCAATGACTCCTGTGGTGAAAACTCTCTTTAAAACGTAGCTTGTGATCTTTTGTCCAATGTTGATCTGCTTTGCTCATTCTATTGCATGACACAGAAGATGCGTCGCTAATGATCCATCAATACTGTAAATGTGAAAAGGAATATGGTTCAAAATACTTTTTAAAGTCATCATTATATTTAAGTAAAGTAAACCAATCATCAGTGAAAGCATTAAAAGGTGAGTTGCTTGAAGTACAGCACCACTAATATCTCAGGAATGTGGAATCCATCCAGCTTGTTACTGAACTACCTGATTTAGAAGCTGGCTGGAGTGACGTAACCACTTTCCTGCAGTGTGTCACCCAGTGGAGAACTGTGGCAATGACAGGAAAGTTCCTGAATACATTGGAGCTCCAAGTGGCAGGATATAAAAGCTGTGAAACTCCCACTGCTGAGACAGAAACCAATACAACCAACACTGAACATACAGTGCCATCTCAGAGCAAGAAGACTCAACATTGACTGAAGATGCTGTGCTCCCGAGGATTCCAGTCTTCCCTCAGCCCATTGATGGACTTCTACTGGCCTGTGCGCAGTCTATGGCCAGAGGTCCGACCTCTTCTCGGCCAGCGGGATCTACTGCAGAGAAACCTGCTGGAGATCAAGAGCAGTCTGGAGCTGATGGAGAAACTCCAGCAGCACATCTTTGAAGAGTTGGACCATGTCCCAGCCTTTGTGGCCATCCAACTAGTCTCCTTCAAGCTGGAAAAAGAGGGAGAGCGCTTTGCCCTGACACTGGACACTAAAGACTTTCCCCCAGATGAGCTGTCTGTCAAGCAGGTGGGCAGGAAGCTGAAAGTCAGTGGGAAGACAGAGAAGAAGCTAGATGATGGGGAAGGCTCCTACTCTTACAGATGCCAAGAGTTCAGACAAGAGTTTGATCTGCCTGAAGGGGTGAATCCTGAGACAGTCACCTGCTCCCTGGCTCATGACGGGAAGCTCCACATCGAGGCACCAAAGAATCCACTATCTGCTGAGGAGGAGGTGGCAGAGAGAGTTGTGCCCATCAACTGTAGCCTGGATGTGAAAACCCCACAATTCCTCTCAAAGACAGAGGGCAGCACCACTGACACACAGAAGAAACAAGAGAACACTACTTCACATGAGGACTGATTATATTTATTATgctatttttttatttcaaaGGATGTTTAATTTTCTAATACATATTTTTCATGTCATGAAAATCAATTCATTTATATTTCATATCTTGTAACAATCAATATGAGATGCTATTTCATTTAATCAATAAAATACAAACTTTTACACAATATTGCAGTCGTTATGATCTCTTCAAGGAATATCAACATAATGATTATTATTTCTCATCAAAAGTTAACTTGGCTTGATATTTTTCAATGATCAGTTTCAGTAAATTCAATTTCTAAAAGCTCTACTAAAAATGTTCTTATTCTAACATGTTCATTACATCTTTAAAAACCTGACTTTTGAAAACAAATGTTATGGGGACATGTCAGGATTTGCAATGTAGGCCTTTTTGAGTATGTGTTCTGTTCTAGATCATTGAATATGAAAGAACGGTTTTCACACCatgtaaaaaatagttttttGAGTAATTAAAAAACAGAGATAAATATAAGGCAAACATAATGCCAGAGAAACATTTATTCAGTTTTCAACaatattaaaataacataaaatcgACACAACACCAATTTCATAATGTTGTACAATATGCATTTATTTTCTCAGTGGATTATTTTAGAATGTGTTCAATTACATTTGACCTCTCTATCAATGACTCCTGTGGTGAAAACTCTCTTTAAAACGTAGCTTGTGATCTTTTGTCCAATTTTGATCTGCTTTGCTCATTCTATTGCATGACACAGAAGATGTGTCGCTAATGATCCATCAATACTGTAAATGTGAAAAGGAATATGGTTCAAAATACTTTTTAAAGTCATAATTATATTTAAGTAAAGTAAATCAATCATCAGTGAAAGCATTAAAAGGTGAGTTGCTTGAAGTACAGCACCACTAATATCTCAGGAATGTGGAATCCATCCAGCTTGTTACTGAACTACCTGATTTAaaattccaagatggcgtagcagtgcggtcgcttttatttttcgtcctgtgtaaatatcccgtttcttgtttttttgtctatatttctcaattttttactttcattctttaactaaatatactttcctgcaacccgcctcacccaacgtggaaaggattctattatttctttataactttcatcaagaaccgtaagctgaaaatagtggctacctgttattagtcaccgttagcgtcttcaccattgtccgtggcctacactatccaccagccagctctagctctagcctggacaattcgtcggccagtctgcacagcgtgctatcgacccagcgtgctatcgacccagagcttattggactttctgccggaatcactggaccctaagcgccggatcatcacaaccagctagctagctgcaacctgttgttggctgattaccattaccattgccctatagcaagcaccagttagccttgagctagcctcaggcccatctcccggctatctacctctctgtcaaccggacgggacctcctagtgttgacactgagcccgcccgatccaacacgactggtttgccgacgaaatagtctgatgtggtttcaacaggcttcccgttgcggcgacccacgaagatccatctgccagcccagGCCCGccagcacacgcaaactacaactgtgctccctgctagctgtgctgaagcaccaatttgaactgctctcggactcacatattgctgttcactggaccttatgatcactcagctgcacagctgatgcctgctggactgttcctttacacggtactctgtcctgtttattctgtttagtcttagcccaaacgttatcgctatttccagttgtgtcttagctctctctaataacacatgtgactgctttatgcctctctcccatgtcaattatgccttgcctattgctgtttgggttagttcttattatacaatttcaatgtagaacccctagtccctctcaaactgcctcatatagttcctttgttcctccccccatacacgccgagaccggctcaatcgatgcctccaatgacgctacagtggggaaaaaaagtatttagtcagccaccaattgtgcaagttctcccacttaaaaagatgagagaggcctgtaattttcatcataggtacacgtcaactatgacagataaaacgagaaaaaaaatccagaaaatcacattgtaggatttttaatgaatttatttgcaaattatggtagaaaataagtatttggtcaataacaaaagtttctcaatactttgttatataccctttgttggcaatgacacaggtcaaacgttttctgtaaggcttcacaaggttttcacacactgttgctggtattttggcccattcctccatgcagatctcctctagagcagtgatgttttggggctgtcgctgggcaacacggactttcaactccctccaaagattttctatggggttgagatctggagactggctaggccactccaggaccttgaaatgcttctt from Coregonus clupeaformis isolate EN_2021a unplaced genomic scaffold, ASM2061545v1 scaf0506, whole genome shotgun sequence encodes:
- the LOC121583236 gene encoding heat shock protein 30-like, with amino-acid sequence MLCSRGFQSSLSPLMDFYWPVRSLWPEVRPLLGQRDLLQRNLLEIKSSLELMEKLQQHIFEELDHVPAFVAIQLVSFKLEKEGERFALTLDTKDFPPDELSVKQVGRKLKVSGKTEKKLDDGEGSYSYRCQEFRQEFDLPEGVNPETVTCSLAHDGKLHIEAPKNPLSAEEEVAERVVPINCSLDVKTPQFLSKTEGSTTDTQKKQENTTSHED
- the LOC121583237 gene encoding heat shock protein 30-like, giving the protein MLCSRGFQSSLSPLMDFYWPVRSLWPEVRPLLGQRDLLQRNLLEIKSSLELMEKLQQHIFEELDHVPASVAIQPVSFKLEKEGERFALTLDTKDFSPDELSVKQVGRKLKVSGKTEKKLDDGEGSYSYRCQEFRQEFDLPEGVNPETVTCSLAHDGKLHIEAPKNPLSAEEEVAERVVSINCSLDVKTPQFLSKTEGSTTDTQKKQENTTSHED
- the LOC121583239 gene encoding heat shock protein 30 translates to MLCSRGFQSSLSPLMDFYWPVRSLWPEVRPLLGQRDLLQRNLLEIKSSLELMEKLQQHIFEELDHVPASVAIQPVSFKLEKEGERFALTLDTKDFSPDELSVKQVGRKLKVSGKTEKKLDDGEGSYSYRCQEFRQEFDLPEGVNPETVTCSLAHDGKLHIEAPKNPLSAEEEVAERVVPINCSLDVKTPQFLSKTEGSTTDTQKKQENTTSHED